In Saimiri boliviensis isolate mSaiBol1 chromosome 12, mSaiBol1.pri, whole genome shotgun sequence, one genomic interval encodes:
- the OAT gene encoding ornithine aminotransferase, mitochondrial: MFSKLAHLQRFAVLSRGVHSSVASATSVATKRTVQGPPSSDYIFERESKYGAHNYHPLPVALERGKGVYLWDVEGRKYFDFLSSYSAVNQGHCHPKIVNALKSQADKLTLTSRAFYNNVLGEYEEYITKLFNYHKVLPMNTGVEAGETACKLARRWGYTVKGIPKYKAKVVFAAGNFWGRTLSAISSSTDPTSYDGFGPFMPGFDIIPYNDLPALERALQDPNVAAFMVEPIQGEAGVVVPDPGYLLGVRELCTRHQVLFIADEIQTGLARTGRWLAVDHENVRPDIVLLGKALSGGLYPVSAVLCDDDIMLTIKPGEHGSTYGGNPLGCRVAIAALEVLEEENLAENAEKMGIILRNELMKLPSDVVTAVRGKGLLNAIVIKETKDCDAWKVCLRLRDNGLLAKPTHGDIIRFAPPLVIKEDEILESVEIINKTILSF; the protein is encoded by the exons ATGTTTTCCAAACTAGCACATTTGCAGAGGTTTGCTGTACTTAGTCGTGGAGTTCATTCTTCAGTGGCTTCTGCTACATCTGTTGCAACTAAAAGAACAGTCCAAGGCCCTCCAAGTTCTGATTACATTTTTGAAAGGGAATCTAAGTATGGCGCACACAATTACCATCCTTTACCTGTAGCCCTGGAGAGAGGAAAAG GCGTTTACTTATGGGATGTAGaaggcagaaaatattttgacttcCTGAGTTCTTACAGTGCTGTCAACCAAGGGCACTGTCACCCCAAGATTGTGAATGCTCTGAAGAGTCAAGCGGACAAATTGACCTTAACATCTAGAGCTTTCTACAATAACGTACTTGGTGAATATGAGGAGTATATTACTAAACTTTTCAACTACCACAAAGTTCTTCCTATGAATACAG GAGTGGAGGCTGGAGAGACTGCCTGTAAACTGGCTCGTAGGTGGGGATATACTGTGAAGGGCATTCCGAAATACAAAGCAAAGGTTGTTTTTGCAG CTGGAAACTTTTGGGGTAGGACGTTGTCTGCTATATCTAGTTCCACAGACCCGACCAGTTACGATGGTTTTGGACCATTCATGCCGGGATTTGACATCATTCCCTATAATGACCTGCCTGCACTGGAG CGTGCTCTTCAGGATCCAAATGTGGCTGCGTTCATGGTAGAGCCAATTCAGGGTGAAGCAGGCGTCGTTGTTCCAGATCCCGGTTACCTACTGGGTGTGCGAGAGCTCTGCACCAGGCACCAG GTTCTGTTTATTGCTGATGAAATACAGACAGGATTGGCCAGAACTGGTAGATGGCTGGCTGTTGATCATGAAAATGTCAGACCTGATATAGTCCTCCTTGGAAAGGCCCTTTCTGGGGGCTTATATCCC GTGTCTGCGGTGCTGTGTGATGATGACATAATGCTGACTATTAAGCCAGGGGAGCATGGATCCACATACGGTGGCAATCCACTAGGCTGCCGAGTGGCCATCGCAGCCCTTGAG gttttagaagaagaaaaccttgctgaaaatgcagaaaaaatggGCATTATCTTGAGAAACGAACTCATGAAGCTGCCTTCTGATGTTGTAACTGCTGTGAGAGGAAAAGGATTATTGAACGCTATTGTTATTAAAGAAACCAAAG aTTGTGATGCTTGGAAGGTGTGTCTGCGACTTCGAGATAATGGACTTCTGGCCAAGCCGACCCATGGCGACATCATCAGGTTTGCGCCTCCGCTGGTGATCAAGGAGGATGAGATCCTAGAGTCCGTTGAAATTATTAACAAGACCATCTTGTCTTTCTGA